CGACGCCGTGCGGGTGTCCACCCACTCCTCCCACACTGGTGTTCACGCTCGTGATCGCGGAGATCCTGCGTGAACGCTTCGTCCTTTCCCCGTGGTTGTTTGGGGCACTGGTCTTCTATACGGTCCTGAACACGATCATCCCCGGACTGCTGCTGCGCGCCGGCGGCGAGGCCTGACTTGATTGTAGCCGGCGACGCGCCCGATGAAGGGGTGGCGCCGCTCGTCCCCCAACCGACCCAGCCTTGCCCCCTTGAACGATCGCGCATCCAGGGACCCCATACCCCCTTCATGCATCGAGACCCGGCGTCCAGCGCGCCGACACAGGAAGAGCGCGGGAGCGAGCTGCCGACGGATTTTCACTGGGGGCGTCTCCACCTCGGCGTACCAGATCGAGGGGTGCCCACGACGCGGATGGGCGCGGTCCATCGATCTGGGACACGTTTGCCGGCCAGCCGGGCGCGATCGAACGTGGGGAGGACGGTCGACACGCGTGCGACCATTACCACCGCTGGCAGGACGACGTCAGGCTCATGCGTGAACTGGGGCTGTCGAGTTACCGGTTCTCCGTGGCATGGCCGCGCATCCAGCCAACGGGGCGCGGCGCGGCGAACGCCGCAGGCCTCGCCTTTTATGACCGGCTGGTCGATGGCTTGTGCGAAGCAGGCATTCGCCCGTTTGGGACACTGTACCACTGGGACCTCCCCAGGCGTTGGAGGATCGCGGCGGGTGGCCCCACCGCGACACCGCGGACCGGTTCGCCGACTACGCCGCGTTGGTGGTCGGCGCGCTGGGAGACCGGGTCAGGGGATTGGTCGCTCTTCAACGAGGCCCTTCATCTTCACGTCGCGCGGATACCTATTCGGGCGATATGCGCCTGGCCGCCGCAGCCTGCCCGCTTTCCTCTCGGCCGTGCATGTGGTGACCATGGCCCATGCCCTCGGCTTTCGGGCCGCCAAGGGTGCCCGAAGCGACGTGCGCGTGGGCTCGACCTTTGCCCTGGCCCCCTGCGAACCGGCGACCAACACGCCGGACGACCGGTGGGCAGCAAGCTACGCGGACGCCCTCTTCAACCACCTCTTCCTCCAGCCCCTCCTCAACGGCCAGTACCCACGCGCCTTTCTCGAGAGCATCCCCGCTGCCGCATTGCACGCCAGATCAGGCGATGACGCATTGATGCGTACCCCGCTCGACTTCATCGGCGTCAACTGCTACTACCGGCTCGTGGTGAGTGCGGGAGGCCATAACCGTCCCCGACCTGCCCTACTTCCTCTTTGATATCCGATCCGACACACGCAGCGCCGGCGGTCCGCCGACTTCAGCACGGCGCCGGGACAGGTCGCCCCAATCGAGAGCGCCTTTGGTCGCAGTGAGGGGAACCGAACGGCGATGGGATGGGAGGTGTGGCCCAAGGCACTCTACGACGTGCTGATGGAGCTCACCCGGCTCTACGGCCGCATCCCGCTGGAGGTGTGCGAAAGCGGCTGCGCCTTTGACGAAACGCCGGACCCCGACGGTCGCATCCGGGACTGAAGCACGCATTGCTTATCACACAGAGCCACGTCGAGTCGGTGCGACGGGCTGCCAGGACGGGGCACACGTCCGGAGCTATCACGTATGGAGCCTCTACGACAACTTCGAATGGGCGTCGGGTTATCGGCCGCGGTTCGGCCTCATCCACGTCGACTTCGCCACGCAGCGTCGGACATGGAAGGACTCGGCCTTCTGGTTCCAGCGGTTGTGTCGGGCCGCGCCGCGCGGCGACGAACCAACAGGCGGCATCGTGACGCGCGTCGTGCTGTTTTCCGACGTCGACGGCACCCTGCTGGATCCCGCCGGCAAATACGCC
This region of Gemmatimonadota bacterium genomic DNA includes:
- a CDS encoding family 1 glycosylhydrolase; its protein translation is MAHPGTPYPLHASRPGVQRADTGRARERAADGFSLGASPPRRTRSRGAHDADGRGPSIWDTFAGQPGAIERGEDGRHACDHYHRWQDDVRLMRELGLSSYRFSVAWPRIQPTGRGAANAAGLAFYDRLVDGLCEAGIRPFGTLYHWDLPRRWRIAAGGPTATPRTGSPTTPRWWSARWETGSGDWSLFNEALHLHVARIPIRAICAWPPQPARFPLGRACGDHGPCPRLSGRQGCPKRRARGLDLCPGPLRTGDQHAGRPVGSKLRGRPLQPPLPPAPPQRPVPTRLSREHPRCRIARQIRR